A stretch of Microtus pennsylvanicus isolate mMicPen1 chromosome 5, mMicPen1.hap1, whole genome shotgun sequence DNA encodes these proteins:
- the Ch25h gene encoding cholesterol 25-hydroxylase: MGYHNRSELQDLGCSSPLLLQPLWDTMRTREAFARSPFFPVIFSIITYVGFCLPFVVLDVLCPWVPLLRRYKIHPDFSPSARQLLPCLGQTLYQHLVFVFPVTLLHWARSPALLPQEAPELLQLLSHVLICLLLFDTEIFAWHLLHHKVPWLYRAFHKVHHQNASSFALATQYMSIWELFSLTFFDVLNVAILQCHPLTILTFHVVNIWLSVEDHSGYDFPWSTHRLVPFGWYGGVAHHDLHHSQFNCNFAPYFTHWDKMLGTLRSADSRELCASHLNQEKKQT; encoded by the coding sequence ATGGGCTACCACAACCGCTCGGAGCTCCAAGACCTGGGGTGCTCCAGTCCGCTGCTCCTACAGCCCCTCTGGGACACCATGAGGACCAGGGAGGCGTTCGCGCGCTCACCCTTTTTCCCGGTCATCTTTTCCATCATCACTTACGTGGGCTTCTGCCTGCCATTCGTGGTGCTGGACGTCCTGTGTCCCTGGGTGCCCTTGCTACGACGCTACAAAATCCACCCCGACTTCTCGCCGTCCGCGAGGCAGCTGCTGCCCTGCCTGGGACAGACGCTCTACCAGCACCTGGTGTTCGTGTTCCCGGTGACGCTACTACACTGGGCGCGCAGCCCTGCACTCCTGCCGCAGGAGGCTCCGGAGCTTTTGCAGCTCCTGAGTCACGTCCTGATCTGCCTGCTGCTCTTCGACACCGAGATCTTCGCGTGGCACCTGCTGCATCATAAGGTGCCCTGGCTGTACCGAGCCTTCCACAAGGTGCATCACCAGAACGCGTCCTCCTTTGCGCTGGCCACGCAATACATGAGCATCTGGGAGCTGTTTTCTCTGACCTTCTTCGACGTGCTGAACGTCGCGATACTGCAATGTCATCCACTCACCATCCTTACCTTTCACGTGGTTAACATCTGGCTGTCAGTGGAGGACCACTCAGGCTACGACTTCCCGTGGTCCACTCACAGACTCGTACCCTTTGGCTGGTACGGAGGCGTGGCTCACCACGACCTGCATCACTCTCAGTTTAACTGCAACTTTGCTCCGTACTTCACACACTGGGACAAAATGCTGGGCACCCTGCGTTCCGCGGACTCCAGAGAGCTGTGCGCTTCACACTTGaaccaggaaaagaaacagacttga